A section of the Pediococcus inopinatus genome encodes:
- a CDS encoding 8-oxo-dGTP diphosphatase, producing the protein MSQLHLPEKTILTNLVMVEDPTTKKVLLEDRRNKNWAGITFPGGHVNVGESFVESAIREVYEETHLEIQNPQLIGIKQFMYDAHVRYIVFLFRTNQFKGTPQSSSEGDVFWEDPYQVKQTQAVDDFFDILQIFKSYDVSELYYQDYNGQSVKRVE; encoded by the coding sequence TTAACTAATCTTGTGATGGTTGAGGACCCGACCACAAAAAAGGTCCTGCTTGAAGACCGACGTAATAAAAACTGGGCTGGTATCACCTTCCCTGGTGGGCATGTTAATGTTGGCGAATCATTCGTAGAATCTGCTATTCGTGAGGTTTATGAAGAAACCCATCTTGAAATTCAAAATCCTCAATTAATTGGCATTAAACAGTTTATGTATGATGCTCATGTTCGTTATATCGTATTTTTGTTTAGGACCAATCAATTTAAAGGAACTCCGCAGTCTTCTTCAGAGGGTGATGTTTTTTGGGAAGACCCCTATCAAGTTAAACAAACCCAGGCAGTTGATGATTTCTTCGATATTCTACAAATCTTTAAAAGCTATGATGTTTCCGAATTATACTATCAAGACTATAATGGGCAGTCAGTCAAACGTGTTGAATAG